Proteins encoded by one window of Aphidius gifuensis isolate YNYX2018 linkage group LG2, ASM1490517v1, whole genome shotgun sequence:
- the LOC122848123 gene encoding 60S ribosomal protein L8, which yields MGRVIRAQRKGAGSVFRAHTKKRKGAPKLRSLDFSERHGYIKGVVRDIIHDPGRGAPLAVVHFRDPYKFKTRKELFIAPEGMYTGQFLYCGKKANLQIGNVMPVGTMPEGTIVCNLEEKTGDRGRLARASGNYATVIAHNQDSKKTRVKLPSGAKKVIPSNNRAMVGIVAGGGRIDKPILKAGRAYHKYKVKRNCWPKVRGVAMNPVEHPHGGGNHQHIGKASTVKRGTSAGRKIGLIAARRTGRIRGGKSDTKKDD from the exons ATGGGTCGCGTTATCAGAGCCCAACGTAAAGGTGCTGGTTCTGTCTTCAGAGCCCACACCAAAAAAAGGAAGGGAGCACCAAAACTCCGTTCACTTGATTTTTCTGAAAGACATGGATATATCAAGGGTGTTGTCAGG GACATAATCCATGACCCAGGTCGTGGTGCTCCTCTAGCTGTGGTTCACTTTCGTGATCCATATAAATTCAAGACACGAAAAGAATTATTCATTGCCCCAGAAGGCATGTACACAGGACAGTTTTTGTACTGTGGAAAGAAAG CCAATCTTCAAATTGGCAACGTGATGCCAGTTGGTACCATGCCTGAAGGTACCATTGTGTGTAACTTGGAGGAAAAGACCGGTGACCGAGGTCGTCTTGCTCGTGCATCTGGCAATTACGCTACTGTCATCGCTCACAATCAAGACAGTAAAAAAACACGTGTCAAGTTACCTTCTGGTGCAAAGAAGGTTATTCCATCAAATAACCGTGCTATGGTTGGAATAGTTGCTGGTGGTGGTCGTATTGACAAACCAATCCTCAAGGCTGGTCGTGCTTACCACAAATACAAGGTCAAGCGTAACTGCTGGCCAAAG GTTCGTGGTGTTGCTATGAACCCCGTTGAACATCCCCATGGTGGTGGTAACCATCAACATATTGGTAAAGCTTCCACAGTTAAACGTGGAACATCAGCTGGTAGAAAGATTGGTCTTATTGCTGCTAGACGTACCGGTAGAATCCGTGGAGGAAAATCAGACACCAAGAAAGACGATTAG
- the LOC122848062 gene encoding GATOR complex protein MIOS-B, whose protein sequence is MSLSAKEVQWSPVHNNKFITWGTEICLYEVGPLKEIVRQSCIKISEKTVAHLLATNTNHQYIKCIDIYPQPEPDILLAVGQANGKVVLTTFGPTAFDSLGLTGKELTPKHARCCNAVSWNPVDPNLIVCGLDKYRSDHSILLWDVLKLPSTNHSNNNNGQTTDISTSTTSTIIRPIAEACISETAHSIAWFNNESRCLIAGLNNKYLKMIDFRDSNKIVNTTSSKAVYSVAINPHNYYHLVSHYDNQITIWDTRYFEKPLLTLTQNRPIIKVLWCPTRRNLLGSLQKDSNVLHLHDIQHCGSAVGADETEPGALERTVAPPSWLSPTSFSWHPNNINRLLGLSIKGTTDYTVCERITLNWSTRSHLSWNHASKTFKYVSSSDSIYDTFDDIAILTKKRAISEYGLLSELASNGELAENNGLKNLWQWLYLSRSLVEDGTIISHDNKHPGVRSVLKLDDAQFYNNNNINNIINNNNSSGGGFIKSDIVNRLWIDIGSINHTAKIYKSSDRDKALQLCGWKFEQKESSSINTYHNNVFLERLEREGAYARATAISVFNLCLRQAIDILNRGAAKLNESTNLNIVAMALSGYSEDKNSMWRELCLKSINQLTDPYLRATFSFLTADNDSYDNVLNENGIAVEDRVGFALMFLSDSKLIDYLKRMTIKLTNEGNLACFLLTGATQDGIKLLNKYLDVTGDVQSCCLIAIRALSSKLLQDNSVQSWINNYRSLLDAWKMWNQRAHFDIIMRLSTNEKPPQQVYISCNFCGKSISAFMQGLRGPFGRLGGTSNKLKMSSCPNCRKPLPRCAICLMHMGTVSGFQMPNAAAAVAAAAAAAASLSSSSSLSLSSSSSLAAAAAAAVAAATAAAAVTTTNTTATATATATTTTTSSASSSSLSSSSSLSLSTTTAIAAAAASLANRKNDDGKLTEFGNWFTWCQTCRHGGHTEHITHWFRQHTECPVTSCTCRCFSLDPL, encoded by the exons atgaGTCTTTCTGCAAAAGAAGTTCAATGGTCACcagtacataataataaatttattacctgGGGAACTGAAATATGCCTGTATGAAGTTGGTCCTCTCAAGGAAATTGTTCGTCAATCAT gTATTAAAATAAGTGAGAAAACAGTTGCTCATTTATTGGCAACAAATAcaaatcatcaatatataaaatgtattgaTATTTATCCACAACCAGAACCAGATATATTACTTGCTGTTGGTCAAGCTAATGGTAAAGTTGTACTAACAACATTTGGACCAACAGCATTTGATTCACTTGGTTTAACTGGCAAAGAATTAACTCCAAAACATGCAAGATGTTGTAATGCAGTATCATGGAATCCAGTTGAtccaaatttaattgtatgtGGTTTAGATAAATATCGTTCAGatcattcaatattattatgggatgtattaaaattaccaagtactaatcattcaaataataataatggacaAACAACAGAtatttcaacatcaacaacatcaacaataatacgTCCAATTGCTGAAGCTTGTATATCAGAAACAGCACATTCAATTGCTTGGTTTAATAATGAATCACGTTGTCTTATTGCTGgtcttaataataaatatttaaaaatgattgattttcgtgattcaaataaaattgttaatacaacatcatcaaaagcTGTATATAGTGTTGCTATTAATccacataattattatcatcttgtATCACATTATGATAATCAAATAACAATATGGGATACAAGATATTTTGAAAAACCATTATTAACTTTAACACAAAATCGTCcaataattaaagtattatGGTGTCCAACAAGACGTAATTTATTGGGTTCATTACAAAAAGATTCAAATGTACTTCATTTACATGATATACAACATTGTGGATCAGCTGTTGGTGCTGATGAAACTGAACCAGGTGCACTTGAACGTACAGTTGCACCACCATCATGGTTATCACCAACAAGTTTTTCATGGCatccaaataatattaatagatTATTAGGTCTATCAATAAAAGGTACAACTGATTATACTGTTTGTGAAAGAATAACATTAAATTGGTCAACACGTTCACATTTATCATGGAATCATGCatcaaaaacatttaaatatgtCAGTAGTAGTGATAGTATTTATGATACATTTGATGATATTGCaatattaactaaaaaacGTGCAATATCAGAGTATGGTTTATTATCGGAATTGGCATCAAATGGTGAACTTGCTGAAAATaatggattaaaaaatttatggcaATGGTTATATTTAAGTCGTTCATTGGTTGAAGATGGAACAATAATATCACATGATAATAAACATCCAGGTGTTAGAAGTGTTCTTAAACTTGATGATGCACaattttacaacaacaacaatataaataacataataaataataacaatagcaGTGGTGGTGGATTTATTAAATCAGATATTGTTAATAGATTATGGATTGATATTGGTTCAATAAATCATACagctaaaatatataaatcatctGATCGTGATAAAGCATTACAGCTATGTGGTTGGAAATTTGAACAAAaagaatcatcatcaataaatacatatcataataatgtatttttagaaAGATTAGAAAGAGAAGGTGCATATGCACGTGCAACAGCAATATCTGTATTTAATCTTTGTTTACGACAAgcaattgatatattaaatcGTGGTGCtgctaaattaaatgaatcaacaaatttaaatattgttgcaATGGCATTATCTGGTTATTCAGAGGATAAAAATAGTATGTGGCGTGAATTatgtttaaaatcaataaatcaattgactGATCCATATTTAAGAgcaacattttcatttttaactgCTGATAATGATTCATATGATAATGTTCTAAATGAAAATGGTATTGCTGTTGAGGATCGTGTTGGTTTTGCATTAATGTTTTTATctgattcaaaattaattgattatttaaaacgtatgacaattaaattaacaaatgaaggTAATTTagcatgttttttattaactggTGCAACACAAGAtggtattaaattattaaataaatatcttgatGTTACTGGTGATGTACAAAGTTGTTGTTTAATAGCAATACGtgcattatcatcaaaattattacaagataATTCCGTACAATCatggataaataattatcgttCATTATTAGATGCATGGAAAATGTGGAATCAACGTGCacattttgatattataatgagattatcaacaaatgaaaaaccaCCACAACAAGTTTATATATCATGTAATTTTTGTGGTAAAAGTATATCAGCATTTATGCAAGGTTTAAGAGGACCATTTGGTAGACTTGGTGgtacatcaaataaattaaaaatgtcatcTTGTCCAAATTGTCGTAAACCATTACCAAGATGTGCTATTTGTTTAATGCACATGGGTACAGTTAGTGGTTTTCAAATGCCaaatgctgctgctgctgttgctgctgccgctgctgctgctgcatcattatcatcatcatcatcattatcattatcatcatcatcatcattagctgcagcagcagcagcagcagttGCTGCAGCTACAGCTGCTGCTGCAGTTACAACAACCAACACTACTGCTACTGCTACTGCCActgccaccaccaccaccacatcatcagcatcatcatcatcattgtcatcatcatcatctttgtcattatcaacaacaacagcaattgcagcagcagcagcatcaCTTGCTAAtcgtaaaaatgatgatggtaAATTAACTGAATTTGGTAATTGGTTTACATGGTGTCAAACATGTAGACACGGTGGTCATACTGAACATATAACTCATTGGTTCAGACAACACACTGAATGTCCAGTGACATCTTGTACATGTAGATGTTTTTCACTTGatccattataa
- the LOC122848127 gene encoding sugar transporter SWEET1-like — translation MGLADYKDVVGTTASVCTMAQMFSGMLVCRDIYKQGTAEGKDPIPFVGGIGMGMLMLVYALLMKDTAMISVNVFGLTISIFYVIFFFLYTPNKRELVKTFATVMAITIGFLTYAWLEDPDKLEFRWGLLITVVLFLLIGAPLFNLKEIIRTKNTDILPFPMILMGTIVASQWLLYGIILENHFMIFQNVVGLALQIVQLSLFVIYPSNADKKLQESKKKE, via the exons atgggTCTTGCTGATTACAAGGATGTTGTTGGTACAACAGCTTCTGTTTGCACCATGGCACAAATGTTTTCGGGAAT GCTCGTCTGTCGAGATATTTACAAGCAAGGCACTGCTGAAGGAAAAGATCCAATTCCATTTGTTGGAGGTATTGGAAT gGGAATGCTCATGCTAGTCTATGCTTTACTAATGAAGGACACAGCTATGATTAGTGTCAACGTTTTTGGTTTAACGATAAGCATTTTTTacgttatctttttttttctctacacaCCAAATaag aggGAATTAGTCAAGACATTTGCTACAGTTATGGCAATTACAATTGGATTTTTAACATATGCATGGCTCGAAGATCCAGACAAACTTGAATTCAGATGGGGACTATTAATtactgttgttttatttttattaattggtgCTCCATTATTTAATCTT aaagaaataattcgcacaaaaaaCACAGATATACTTCCATTTCCAATGATACTCATGGGAACAATTGTTGCATCTCAATGGCTTCTTTATGGAATTATTCTTGAAAATCATTTTATGATT tttcaAAATGTTGTTGGATTGGCTCTTCAAATTGTTCAATTATCACTATTTGTCATATATCCAAGCAATgcagataaaaaattacaagaatccaaaaagaaagaataa
- the LOC122849311 gene encoding ras-related protein Ral-a-like yields MEGEKQILRVKNDENIPFLLVGNKSDLQEKRKVSLAEAQSRSQQWGVPYVETSAKTRENVDKVFFDLMRAIAARKAQDNQIEAEIKTKKRCCIIL; encoded by the exons ATGGAAGGAGAAA AACAAATATTGCGagttaaaaatgatgaaaatataccatTTTTATTAGTTGGTAATAAAAGTGATCTTCAAGAAAAGAGAAAAGTTAGTTTAGCCGAGGCACAATCAAGATCACAACAATGGGGTGTACCATATGTTGAGACAAGTGCTAAAACTAGAGAAAATGTTGACAAg gTGTTTTTTGATTTGATGCGTGCTATTGCAGCGCGAAAAGCACAAGATAATCAAATTGAAGctgaaataaaaactaaaaaacgtTGTTGTATAATTctttaa
- the LOC122848071 gene encoding ATP-dependent RNA helicase bel, whose amino-acid sequence MSNAANQNGSGLEQQIAGLDLQDSRQPSGNRYVPPHLRNKSSNGPTVSENNPSSNSRSSFGDRDNRGGRGGSSGGDSDRNSSYRDIRVAGGRDVDFGSFSGGRNNRRPQENGYNGGGGSRGYGNDRSNNMGGNSSGNDRWPDQTKNDRWQENKNDSRMGGGRWKDDNEGGGGGGGYNGNNNHNNNNNNNSRGGGRRTEDWTIPTSRDERLEIELFGTGNTGINFSKYEDIPVEATGDNIPGHITTFDEVKLTEIIKNSITLAGYDTPTPVQKYAIPIIIGHRDVMACAQTGSGKTAAFLVPILNQIYEGGPRPPPASASNGRRKQYPLGLVLAPTRELATQIYDEARKFAYRSRMRPAVVYGGSNIGDQMRELDRGCHLLVATPGRLVDMLGRGKIGLHNCRYLVLDEADRMLDMGFEPQIRRIVEEDQMPPTGDRQTLMFSATFPKEIQMLARDFLNNYIFLAVGRVGSTSENITQKIVWVEEHDKRSYLLDLLSVNDYNEPSESLTLVFVETKKGADTLEEFLSQMNYPVTSIHGDRTQREREDALKRFRNGKSPILVATAVAARGLDIPHVKHVINFDLPGDVEEYVHRIGRTGRMGNLGLATSFFNGKNHNLVRDLVSLLTEANQELPPWLDTMHTDVRSGGGGGSGGGSSRRPPGGSKGGGRFASGFGARDYRQTPGSGMNRSNGPPGRPGGYGGGHGGGYGGNYGSSYGSSNNGGGGGGGGTDWWGK is encoded by the exons ATGAGTAATGCAGCCAACCAAAATGGATCAGGTCTAGAGCAGcag atagcTGGTCTGGACTTGCAGGATTCCCGCCAACCAAGTGGGAATCGCTACGTTCCACCGCATTTACGCAACAAGTCCA gTAACGGACCTACAGTGAGTGAAAATAATCCTTCATCAAATTCACGCTCATCATTTGGTGATAGAGATAATCGTGGTGGACGTGGTGGTAGTAGTGGAGGTGATTCTGATCGTAATTCATCATACAGAGATATACGTGTTGCTGGTGGTCGTGATGTCGATTTTGGAAGTTTCAGCGGTGGACGAAATAATCGTCGTCCCCAAGAAAATGGTTACAATGGTGGAGGAGGATCACGTGGTTATGGCAATGATCGGAGCAACAACATGGGAGGAAATAGTAGTGGAAATGATCGTTGGCCGGATCAAACAAAAAACGATCGTTGGcaagaaaacaaaaatgacTCACGAATGGGTGGTGGAAGATGGAAGGACGATAACGAGggaggtggtggtggcggTGGATACAATGGCaacaacaatcacaacaacaacaacaacaataattccCGAGGTGGTGGTAGAAGAACTGAAGATTGGACAATACCCACCAGCCGTGACGAACGTCttgaaattgaattatttggtACAGGTAATACTGgtattaattttagtaaatatGAGGATATACCTGTTGAGGCAACTGGTGATAATATACCAGGACACATCACAACATTTGATGAAGTTAAGCTgacagaaataataaaaaatagtataacaTTAGCTGGTTATGATACACCAACACCAGTACAAAAATATGCAATACCAATAATAATTGGTCATCGTGATGTTATGGCATGTGCACAAACTGGTTCTGGTAAAACAGCAGCATTTTTAGTAccaatattaaatcaaatatatgaAGGTGGACCACGTCCACCACCAGCATCAGCAAGTAATGGTCGTCGTAAACAATATCCACTTGGTCTTGTATTGGCACCAACACGTGAATTAGCAACTCAAATATATGATGAAGCACGTAAATTTGCATATCGTTCACGTATGAGACCAGCAGTTGTTTATGGTGGTTCAAATATTGGTGATCAAATGCGTGAACTTGATCGTGGTTGTCATTTATTAGTTGCAACACCAGGACGTCTTGTTGATATGCTTGGACGTGGTAAAATTGGTTTACATAATTGTCGTTATCTTGTACTTGATGAAGCTGATCGTATGTTGGATATGGGTTTTGAGCCACAAATACGTAGAATTGTTGAAGAAGATCAAATGCCACCAACTGGTGATCGACAAACATTAATGTTTTCAGCAACATTTCCAAAAGAAATACAAATGCTTGCacgtgattttttaaataattatatatttcttgcTGTTGGTAGAGTTGGTTCAACATCTGAaaatataacacaaaaaattgtATGGGTTGAAGAACATGATAAACGTTCatatttacttgatttattatcagttaatgattataatgaaCCATCTGAATCATTGACACTTGTATTTGTTGAAACTAAAAAAGGTGCTGATAcacttgaagaatttttatcacaaatgaATTATCCAGTAACAAGTATACATGGTGATCGTACACAACGTGAAAGAGAAGATGCATTAAAACGTTTTAGAAATGGTAAATCACCAATATTGGTTGCAACAGCTGTTGCTGCACGTGGTCTTGATATACCACATGTTAAacatgttattaattttgatttacctGGTGATGTTGAAGAATATGTACATCGTATTGGTCGTACTGGTAGAATGGGTAATTTAGGTCTTGCAACATCATTCTTTAATggtaaaaatcataatttagTTAGAGATTTAGTATCATTATTGACTGAAGCTAATCAAGAATTACCACCATGGCTTGATACCATGCACACTGATGTTAGATctggtggtggaggtggtagtggtggtggttCATCAAGAAGACCACCTGGTGGAAGTAAAGGTGGTGGTCGTTTTGCAAGTGGTTTTGGTGCACGTGATTATCGTCAAACACCTGGTTCAGGAATGAATAGAAGCAATGGACCACCTGGTAGACCTGGTGGTTATGGag GTGGTCATGGAGGTGGATATGGTGGCAACTATGGCTCGTCATATGGCTCAAGCAACAATggcggtggtggtggtggtggtggtaccGACTGGTGgggaaaataa
- the LOC122848126 gene encoding uncharacterized protein LOC122848126 has product MSQFVNDRVSMKLNTKAAVDKIRFGSPELKQVLRQRCREKLREKRGELFNSKRLGFLNNDNEIYQEKLHDIVRKEIIDITTSTTTATMDIDNPNNVIIPLTLEESIELEREIIAEQEKWLWIEEQEKIEESKLLYYGEQSMEIQVICPICEKGLIKPTPSGLSCRVCQLKLPPTMTLEQLSYSLEHHIFLHSKKCPERASFEAIISESNTVELYLACEDCFSFAIIR; this is encoded by the exons atgtctcAATTTGTTAATGATCGTGTgtcaatgaaattaaatacaaaagctgctgttgataaaattagaTTTGGAAGTCCAGAATTAAAACAAGTTCTCAGACAG agATGTCGAGAAAAATTACGTGAAAAAAGaggtgaattatttaattcaaaaagacttggatttttaaataatgacaatgaaatatatcaagaaaaaCTTCATGATATTGTCAGAAaagaaattattgatattacaacatcaacaacaacagcaacaatggATATTGATAATCCTAATAATGTTATAATACCATTGACATTGGAAGAATCAATTGAACTTGAACGTGAAATTATTGCTGAACAAG aaaaatggCTATGGATAgaagaacaagaaaaaattgaagaaagcaaattgttatattatgGTGAACAATCAATGGAAATACAAGTTATTTGTCCAATTTGTGAAAAAGGATTAATAAAACCAACACCAAGTGGTTTATCATGTCGTGTTTGTCAACTTAAATTGCCTCCAACAATGACACTTGAACAACTTAGTTATTCATTGGaacatcatatatttttacactCTAAAAAATGTCCAGAACGAGCTTCATTTGAGGCTATTATTTCTGAAAGTAATACAGTTGAACTTTATCTTGCTTGTGAagattgtttttcatttgcaattattcgataa
- the LOC122848138 gene encoding GATOR complex protein WDR24 — protein MTSKTGFISQESPANALALNKDNSQVVIAGRNVFKIFTLYEDKFEEACNLRVGKNLNLNFSCNDIAWNLIDHHILATAATNGAVVLWNLNKVSRSKQEHVFTDHKRTVNKVSFHMTEPMWLISGSQDGTMKCFDLRIKEAVKTFYSNTESVRDVQFSPHQQHTFAAVSENGHVQQWDLRRPDRYYQYFTAHSGPIFACDWHPEMTWLATASRDKTIKIWDLSIKPKCFYTINTIASVGRIRWRPQRKYHIASCALVVDCSINVWDIRRPFIPFASFNEHKDVPTGVAWRGNPQSFLSTSRDCTLYHHLFQDATRPANKANPQGIALNCNGDVAYACKLNNYTTTTTKPLKNSTRKIPTSSDQFCMATSIMHRFTLTTKPRGPKWFKICAEEYLLSGRLSDICDKNAKIASSCGRHDVCAIWNIIKTLYESPPKKNYKSNNGLFKKSTNIKNIELSLSSSNDVKKMKQNGINNNNNNNNNVSIIEDDIETDEISENFIFPRLSICRSDYRILLNDHKRDAKGDFFFGESELDPMTTIDYNNDTTSNDDTNNNNTNNNSSNNNNNNNDNSINNNSNTNTNNNNNNDSTNDNTATTTTATTTNNSNDNDNCGLNREAFPLRHEIQDRSPPPEQYPNNSPEIIDGSVSAIDDQPCQLVLTNIPKPLFWDPTEVVKEALKHHAAIRDVQTSATILIALGNKRNNLNFEIAIQEHWLLEYIDMLARFKLYNVITQIIQLAWIPSVSQLNQQSTMIHVCCTSCTKPLQRSAWICDRCHTSKHALCSICHQVVKGVYAWCQGCTHGGHVLHMKEWFINNRCCPTGCGHICEYT, from the exons atgacatCTAAAACTGGCTTTATATCACAAGAAAGTCCAGCAAATGCATTGGCActtaataaagataattcaCAAGTTGTCATTGCCGGACGAAATg tatttaaaatatttacactcTATGAGGATAAATTTGAAGAAGCATGCAATTTACGagttggaaaaaatttaaatttaaatttttcatgcaaTGATATTGCATGGAATTTAATTGATCATCATATATtagcaacagcagcaacaaatGGTGCTGTTGTATTatggaatttaaataaagtatCAAGATCAAAACAAGAACATGTATTTACTGATCACAAAAGAACAGTTAATAAAGTTAGTTTTCATATGACTGAACCAATGTGGCTTATATCTGGTTCACAAGATGGTACAATGAAATGTTTTGATTTACGTATTAAAGAAGCTGTTAAAACATTTTACAGTAATACTGAATCTGTTCGTGATGTACAATTTTCACCACATCAACAGCATACATTTGCTGCAGTATCAGAAAATGGACATGTACAACAATGGGATTTACGTCGTCCAGATcgttattatcaatattttacaGCACATTCTGGACCAATATTTGCATGTGATTGGCATCCAGAAATGACATGGCTTGCAACAGCATCACgtgataaaacaattaaaatttgggatttatcaataaaaccaaaatgtttttatacaataaatacaaTAGCATCTGTTGGACGTATTAGATGGAGACCACAACGTAAATATCATATTGCTAGTTGTGCACTTGTTGTTGATTGTAGTATAAATGTATGGGATATACGTCGTCCATTTATTCCATTTGCTAGTTTTAATGAACACAAAGATGTACCAACTGGTGTTGCTTGGCGTGGTAATCcacaatcatttttatcaacaagtcGTGATTGTACAttgtatcatcatttatttcaagatgCAACAAGACCAGCAAATAAAGCAAATCCACAAGGTATTGCATTAAATTGTAATGGTGATGTTGCATATGCATGtaaacttaataattat acaacaacaacaacaaaaccactaaaaaattcaacacgtAAAATACCAACAAGTAGTGATCAATTTTGTATGGCAACAAGTATTATGCATAGATTTACATTAACAACTAAACCACGTGGACCAAAATGGTTTAAAATATGTGCTGaagaatatttattgagtGGTAGATTGAGCGATATTTGCGATAAAAATGCTAAAATTGCGAGTAGCTGTGGTAGACATGATGTTTGTGCCATttggaatataataaaaactctCTATGAAAgtccaccaaaaaaaaattataagagtaataatggtttatttaaaaaatcaacaaatattaaaaatattgaattatcattatcatcatccaatgatgtaaaaaaaatgaaacaaaatggaattaataataataataataataataataatgttagtATTATTGAGGATGATATTGAAACTGATGAAATatcagaaaattttatttttccaagatTATCAATTTGTCGATCAGACTAtcgtatattattaaatgatcatAAACGTGATGCAAAAGGTGATTTCTTTTTTGGTGAAAGTGAATTGGATCCAATGACAACAATTGATTACAACAATGATACCACCAGTAATGATGAtaccaataacaacaacacaaataataatagcagtaataacaataataataataatgacaacagcatcaacaacaattcaaatacaaatacaaataataacaataataatgatagtacTAATGATaatacagcaacaacaacaacagcaacaacaacaaataatagtaatgataatgataattgtgGTTTAAATAGAGAAGCATTTCCTCTTCGTCATGAAATACAAGATCGTTCACCACCACCAGAACAATATCCAAATAATTCACCTGAAATAATTGATGGTTCTGTATCGGCAATTGATGATCAACCATGTCAATTGGTTTTAACAAATATACCAAAACCATTATTTTGGGATCCAACAGAAGTTGTTAAAGAAGCATTAAAACATCATGCTGCAATACGTGATGTACAAACATCAGCAACAATATTAATAGCACTTggtaataaaagaaataatttaaattttgaaatagcAATACAAGAACATTGGCTACTGGAATATATTGACATGTTGGCtagatttaaattatacaatgtTATAACACAAATAATTCAGCTTGCATGGATACCATCTGTATcacaattaaatcaacaatcaACAATGATACATGTTTGTTGTACATCATGCACAAAACCATTACAAAGATCAGCATGGATATGTGATCGTTGTCATACATCAAAACATGCATTGTGTTCAATTTGTCATCAAGTTGTCAAGGGTGTTTATGCATGGTGTCAAGGATGTACACATGGTGGACATGTATTGCATATGAAAGAATGGTTTATTAATAATCGTTGTTGTCCAACTGGTTGTGGTCATATTTGTGAAtatacttga
- the LOC122849310 gene encoding ras-related protein M-Ras-like, whose product MTRPPTNDNLVTQHKLVLVKDRDRDVYPMLLAANKVDLVHLRKVSEEQGRELAHKLGIPYIETSAKDPPLNVDAAFHEVVRIIRNQPPTEFEKNRRKRRRSGKCTLL is encoded by the exons ATGACGAGGCCTCCAACAAATGATAATCTTGTGACACAACATAAACTTGTG cTGGTTAAAGATAGAGATAGAGATGTTTATCCAATGCTTCTTGCTGCAAATAAAGTTGATTTAGTACATTTGCGAAAAGTTAGTGAAGAACAGGGAAGAGAATTGGCACATAAACTTGGAATTCCATATATTGAAACATCAGCCAAGGATCCACCACTAAATGTTGATGCTGCTTTTCACGAg gttGTAAGAATAATTCGCAATCAGCCACCAacagaatttgaaaaaaatcgtAGAAAACGAAGAAGATCCGGCAAGTGTACTCTTTTATag